In Microvenator marinus, one genomic interval encodes:
- a CDS encoding MBL fold metallo-hydrolase encodes MHIEMIDDGFCRIALENPDLNAYIIADKSGLALINPGHTSHRDQFDEALAELGYSRDDVQRTLATSWRPQVLLGVDNFASATHFAFAEELFTPAVWGDWLDQEKQRVGELSSALGLPEEPFGALVMPIQNGDIWTAGDFRFEIIHSPGPDAGHILLREVDQNWMFGGEIAFDGLPLVSDVETYIQHLDRALELEPLMVFPNHGDPEVRGKWALARTSRFLHNFLSNVTSALVEEPTLKDWVTRDLGFEPPEDELKLEMLRVKPFFEELVRAGHLIKEGEGLEATFKSRMNQPRRTL; translated from the coding sequence ATGCATATCGAAATGATCGACGACGGCTTCTGCCGCATCGCCCTCGAAAACCCTGACCTAAACGCCTATATCATCGCCGACAAGTCCGGGCTCGCCCTCATAAACCCTGGGCATACGAGCCATCGCGACCAGTTCGATGAGGCGCTCGCGGAGCTTGGCTACAGCCGCGACGACGTGCAGCGCACTCTCGCCACATCATGGCGCCCGCAGGTCTTGCTCGGTGTGGACAACTTCGCCTCCGCCACCCATTTTGCGTTCGCCGAAGAACTTTTTACTCCCGCGGTCTGGGGCGATTGGCTCGACCAAGAAAAACAGCGCGTCGGCGAGCTCTCAAGCGCATTGGGTCTGCCCGAGGAGCCCTTCGGCGCACTCGTCATGCCTATCCAAAATGGCGATATCTGGACCGCAGGAGACTTCCGCTTCGAAATCATCCACAGCCCGGGGCCGGACGCAGGCCATATCCTTTTGCGCGAGGTCGACCAAAACTGGATGTTCGGCGGCGAAATCGCGTTCGACGGACTGCCGCTCGTGAGCGACGTCGAAACCTATATCCAACACCTCGACCGCGCCCTTGAGCTAGAGCCACTCATGGTTTTCCCGAATCACGGTGACCCTGAAGTGCGCGGCAAATGGGCCCTGGCGCGCACCTCGCGATTCCTTCACAACTTCTTGAGCAACGTCACAAGCGCCCTCGTCGAGGAACCCACGCTCAAAGACTGGGTCACACGCGACCTCGGTTTTGAACCCCCTGAAGATGAGTTAAAATTGGAGATGTTACGCGTAAAGCCCTTCTTCGAAGAGCTTGTTAGGGCGGGGCATCTGATCAAAGAAGGGGAGGGGCTGGAGGCAACGTTCAAAAGCCGAATGAACCAGCCAAGGCGCACTCTTTAG
- a CDS encoding MBL fold metallo-hydrolase yields MSNLVKIDWLTVGPFQTNVYVFKCLESQKSVIVDGGGEPQKLHAMATDGAELAEIWQTHGHIDHVAGLADLRALSDAPILMHRADLPLYEGAEAQGRVYGFPCKAPPSVDRFLEDGETLSVGAHQAKVILLPGHSPGSVAFYFEELKTILSGDVLFAGSMGRVDLPLANPRAMRESLDKLWELPDDVRVLSGHGPETTIGTERRRNPYFAPGSF; encoded by the coding sequence GTGTCAAATCTCGTCAAGATCGACTGGCTCACAGTAGGGCCTTTTCAAACCAATGTCTACGTCTTCAAGTGCTTAGAATCGCAAAAAAGCGTGATCGTAGACGGTGGTGGTGAGCCGCAAAAACTACACGCCATGGCCACAGACGGCGCTGAACTCGCCGAAATCTGGCAAACCCACGGGCATATCGACCACGTAGCCGGGCTCGCAGATCTGCGCGCGCTCTCTGACGCGCCCATCCTCATGCACCGGGCTGACCTGCCGCTCTACGAAGGGGCCGAGGCTCAGGGCCGGGTCTACGGATTCCCATGCAAAGCGCCACCGAGCGTCGACCGATTCCTCGAGGACGGCGAAACTTTGAGCGTGGGCGCGCATCAAGCCAAGGTCATACTACTACCGGGACATAGCCCGGGGAGTGTGGCCTTCTATTTTGAAGAACTGAAGACGATCTTGAGCGGCGACGTGCTCTTTGCTGGGAGCATGGGGCGGGTGGACCTACCGCTCGCAAACCCACGCGCCATGCGCGAATCCCTGGACAAACTCTGGGAGCTCCCAGACGATGTGCGGGTTCTAAGCGGGCACGGCCCTGAGACCACAATCGGCACCGAAAGACGCCGAAATCCCTATTTTGCGCCCGGCTCGTTCTAG
- a CDS encoding penicillin-binding protein activator LpoB: MKMQGLVVLGLLASLGLSACGGPQYVRDTEEPDLDSYTMSLRLDRMDLERLYAENADKLFSSAVVKAWERDAATGTAPVVAIFPMRNETSEHISSQLDALLSKIETDLVNQSAADVVSHENQVDLIAEVKQQQSEAYDPARLAQYGRQLGAQYFVTGKVYDSAERVGDERRVQYFMFMQVIEVETGAIKFQNEAALSKGFIN; encoded by the coding sequence ATGAAGATGCAAGGGTTAGTTGTTTTGGGATTGCTGGCAAGCCTCGGTTTGAGCGCGTGCGGAGGACCGCAATACGTGCGTGATACCGAAGAGCCAGACTTGGATTCGTACACGATGAGCTTGAGGCTCGACCGCATGGACCTTGAGCGTCTCTATGCTGAGAACGCGGACAAATTGTTCAGTTCGGCGGTGGTTAAGGCTTGGGAGCGCGACGCGGCGACGGGCACGGCGCCCGTGGTGGCTATCTTCCCGATGCGCAATGAGACCTCGGAGCATATCAGCTCGCAGCTCGACGCATTGTTGTCCAAGATCGAGACGGATCTGGTGAATCAATCGGCGGCAGACGTGGTGAGCCACGAAAACCAGGTGGATTTGATCGCCGAGGTCAAACAGCAACAATCGGAGGCTTATGACCCAGCTCGTCTCGCTCAGTACGGCCGCCAGCTTGGCGCTCAGTACTTTGTGACCGGCAAAGTTTATGATTCCGCGGAGCGCGTGGGTGACGAGCGCCGAGTTCAATACTTCATGTTCATGCAGGTGATCGAAGTAGAGACTGGCGCGATTAAGTTCCAGAACGAAGCGGCGTTGTCTAAGGGCTTCATCAACTAG
- a CDS encoding outer membrane beta-barrel protein — MRKYKLIQMFLFLGLVFGASQAWALDGYKDRRGVFGGLGVGGGVGASELDQEGESTGLDDAREMGLTLRAEIGGGYTKWLTFSGQGNWWIRTVEVGTRKLEHHHFNLLANGNVYFLDTLYATGGFGLAYAAFDASTLLGTREYREMGFAAKAGVGAEFFVNGTVAAGVEATYTRHFYSNSYFDTVGGGLVMRWY, encoded by the coding sequence ATGAGAAAATACAAGTTGATTCAGATGTTTTTGTTTTTAGGACTCGTTTTTGGAGCGTCGCAGGCGTGGGCGCTCGACGGCTATAAGGACCGCCGCGGGGTCTTTGGTGGCCTTGGCGTGGGCGGTGGAGTCGGTGCCTCGGAGCTCGACCAGGAAGGCGAGAGCACGGGGCTTGATGATGCCCGTGAGATGGGCTTGACCCTGCGCGCTGAAATCGGTGGCGGCTACACCAAATGGCTGACCTTCTCGGGTCAGGGCAACTGGTGGATTCGCACGGTTGAAGTCGGAACGAGAAAGCTTGAGCACCACCACTTCAACTTGTTGGCGAACGGAAACGTGTACTTCCTGGACACGCTCTACGCCACCGGCGGATTCGGCCTGGCGTATGCGGCGTTCGACGCATCAACCCTGCTTGGGACGCGCGAGTACCGTGAGATGGGCTTTGCAGCCAAAGCTGGCGTGGGTGCTGAGTTCTTCGTCAATGGCACTGTTGCAGCGGGCGTTGAGGCCACGTATACGCGCCACTTCTACTCGAACTCGTACTTCGATACGGTCGGTGGTGGCCTCGTGATGCGTTGGTACTGA
- a CDS encoding serpin family protein, with protein sequence MKKIKLAALVAVLSFLTSCASKETKEPSANVEQVAEGVSAEERSTSVADDARAQKPAEGKPVPSVAQVSRSNNAFALDMHRALPQENIVYSPHSVSTLLAAAHAGANGRTKDELGAILHYGAEPPAYALYRELHDALASREKDSDRGLAFRLRSSNAIWGANDFKFLTPFLRTAETDFLMQAKSLDFKGAPEDARKTINASISESTAGKIPELLAQGVITPATRTVLTNAVYFNAPWSKPFSTQATKSGTFNTLKRDAKQASFMSTTDTMRYAQKDGYQVLEIPYVGEQVVALVILPEAGQYQNIDAGLTLSQLEHFTGSLDYQRVNVRLPKFELRTQLDLSETLGTMGLKDFFDPEKADFSAMSDEPVHISAVVHEGFIRVDEAGTEAAAATAMMAVTGMPAPATADFNADRPFTFMIMDKPTGQILFVARVVDI encoded by the coding sequence ATGAAAAAAATCAAACTCGCCGCACTAGTCGCCGTCCTCAGCTTCTTGACCAGCTGTGCCTCCAAAGAAACCAAGGAGCCTTCAGCAAATGTTGAACAAGTCGCAGAAGGGGTGAGCGCCGAAGAGCGCTCGACTTCGGTCGCGGATGATGCGCGAGCACAGAAGCCGGCAGAAGGAAAGCCAGTGCCGAGCGTTGCCCAAGTTTCTAGGAGCAATAACGCCTTCGCCCTCGATATGCACCGCGCGCTTCCTCAAGAGAACATCGTCTACTCACCGCATAGCGTCTCCACTCTATTGGCGGCAGCACATGCCGGCGCCAACGGCCGGACAAAGGACGAGCTAGGCGCAATTCTGCACTACGGCGCCGAGCCGCCCGCCTATGCGCTCTACCGTGAACTACACGATGCGCTAGCCTCGCGTGAGAAAGACTCCGACCGCGGGCTGGCGTTCAGGCTCCGAAGCTCCAATGCCATTTGGGGTGCGAATGACTTCAAGTTCCTGACGCCATTCCTGAGGACCGCCGAGACCGATTTCCTGATGCAGGCAAAATCCCTGGACTTCAAAGGTGCGCCCGAAGATGCTCGAAAGACCATCAACGCCTCGATCAGCGAGTCCACCGCAGGCAAGATTCCCGAGCTTCTTGCTCAAGGCGTCATCACGCCCGCGACGCGTACCGTTCTGACCAACGCCGTCTACTTCAACGCACCGTGGTCAAAGCCGTTTTCCACACAAGCTACCAAATCAGGAACCTTCAACACGCTCAAGAGAGACGCCAAACAGGCTTCGTTCATGTCCACCACCGACACGATGCGATATGCCCAAAAGGACGGCTACCAGGTTCTGGAAATTCCGTACGTGGGAGAGCAGGTTGTGGCGCTGGTGATCTTGCCAGAGGCTGGCCAATACCAAAACATTGACGCGGGCCTTACGCTCTCTCAGCTTGAGCACTTCACCGGGTCCCTGGACTATCAGCGCGTTAACGTGAGGTTGCCAAAGTTTGAGCTTCGAACTCAGCTCGATCTTTCCGAGACCCTCGGAACCATGGGCCTAAAAGACTTCTTCGACCCGGAAAAAGCGGATTTTTCAGCTATGTCGGACGAGCCCGTCCACATCAGCGCCGTGGTCCACGAAGGCTTCATTCGTGTGGATGAGGCCGGCACCGAGGCTGCTGCCGCAACCGCGATGATGGCTGTGACCGGCATGCCGGCGCCCGCCACGGCGGACTTCAATGCAGACCGCCCCTTCACGTTCATGATTATGGACAAGCCTACCGGCCAGATTCTCTTCGTCGCACGCGTTGTCGATATCTAG
- a CDS encoding MBL fold metallo-hydrolase: MLKLTTWGTRGSLPTTSTRCVRYGGATTCLEIELFDTDSNTPNRIIIDAGTGLAELGRRKFSEIDGALFLQTHLHWDHIQGFPFFGPLFKAGAEFRFLGAPRDSTGLEATLREQMRAPNFPVSLDILPSKLVFDDIERQGSMLLGELRLSWDEMHHPSDGCTAWALEYRGFKVVFSGDAELNLGGAKALEALAQNADILVADAQYLEHEYPARVGWGHSTPSQVVEVAKRASVQRLLLTHHDPSHDDDTLDQKAEGARLLAGHMPVSNAHDGMSICLGAPLALAS, encoded by the coding sequence ATGTTAAAACTTACCACATGGGGCACTCGCGGAAGCCTGCCAACCACCTCGACTCGCTGCGTGAGATACGGTGGGGCAACCACATGCCTTGAAATCGAGCTCTTTGACACAGATTCAAACACGCCCAATCGAATCATCATCGACGCCGGAACAGGGCTAGCCGAGCTCGGGCGCCGAAAATTCAGCGAGATTGACGGGGCGCTCTTTCTACAAACCCATCTGCACTGGGACCATATCCAGGGATTCCCGTTCTTCGGCCCGCTCTTTAAGGCGGGGGCTGAGTTCCGATTCCTTGGCGCACCACGAGATTCCACGGGGCTCGAAGCGACTTTGCGCGAGCAGATGCGAGCACCAAACTTCCCTGTGAGTTTGGATATCCTGCCCTCCAAACTGGTGTTCGATGACATTGAAAGGCAGGGCTCGATGCTACTCGGCGAGCTGAGGCTTAGTTGGGATGAAATGCACCACCCAAGTGATGGGTGTACTGCATGGGCACTTGAGTATCGCGGATTCAAGGTCGTGTTTAGCGGCGACGCCGAGCTGAACCTCGGCGGTGCGAAGGCACTTGAAGCTCTGGCCCAGAACGCAGATATCCTCGTGGCCGATGCGCAGTATCTGGAACATGAGTATCCCGCTCGCGTCGGCTGGGGGCACTCCACTCCGAGTCAGGTCGTGGAAGTTGCGAAACGGGCCTCGGTGCAAAGGCTTTTGCTCACGCATCACGACCCGTCCCACGACGACGATACGCTAGACCAAAAGGCCGAGGGTGCAAGGTTGCTGGCCGGCCACATGCCGGTCTCGAACGCCCATGATGGCATGAGCATTTGCCTTGGGGCACCTCTTGCGCTGGCGTCGTGA
- a CDS encoding sigma-54-dependent Fis family transcriptional regulator — translation MMREIVEHYSKGPIRMKDALLLTLWELVGKEISADQLLRRIVDVMAQELGAERATIFWLDHARKELISIAGHLPEVEEIRVPLDQGVAGEVARSGKVINISEVNADNRIWRAVDQETGYHTHTMLAGPLLNPEGGVIGVVQFLNKEGRFDRADEEKLEELSRQAALLLNETTLSRAGNRAEPELELGAHFNRIIGNSEPMRRVFKAIRRVAPTQASVLLRGESGCGKTLIARALHHSSTRSTGPFVVLDCTTLPENLVENELFGHERGAYTGATGRATGKVDAAMGGTLFLDEVGDLPLTIQGKLLGLLQERTFSRVGGNQTHRADIRVVAATNRDLETMVKNGAFRQDLYYRLRVVELAVPPLRERGQDDIETLAHFFLGEFSRRHGRSVHRISAAAMQALVHHPWPGNVRELEHCIESATIFCEGNEILEEDLSLPPSTRVSGNPFADEPTLSELEERYIEWLLERHDGNRSECARILNIGRNTLIRKISNNPFDS, via the coding sequence ATGATGAGAGAAATCGTCGAACATTATTCCAAAGGCCCTATCCGCATGAAGGACGCATTATTGTTGACGCTCTGGGAGCTCGTGGGCAAAGAAATCAGCGCCGACCAGCTCTTAAGACGCATTGTGGACGTCATGGCGCAGGAGCTGGGCGCTGAACGCGCGACGATTTTCTGGCTGGACCACGCGCGAAAAGAGCTCATCAGCATTGCGGGCCACCTTCCTGAAGTCGAAGAAATCCGCGTGCCACTTGACCAAGGCGTGGCTGGCGAGGTCGCCCGCAGCGGCAAGGTCATCAATATCTCTGAGGTCAACGCGGACAACCGAATCTGGCGCGCAGTGGACCAGGAGACCGGCTATCACACCCACACCATGTTGGCGGGCCCGCTCCTCAATCCAGAAGGCGGGGTTATCGGCGTGGTTCAGTTTCTGAACAAAGAAGGGCGTTTTGACCGAGCGGACGAGGAGAAGCTTGAGGAGCTTTCGCGCCAGGCGGCTCTACTCCTGAACGAGACGACCCTTAGTCGGGCCGGCAACCGAGCGGAGCCAGAGCTTGAGCTCGGGGCGCATTTTAATCGAATCATCGGCAATTCCGAGCCGATGCGAAGAGTTTTCAAGGCGATTCGGCGGGTGGCTCCGACGCAGGCGAGTGTGTTGCTACGGGGAGAGTCGGGGTGCGGGAAGACCTTGATTGCGCGGGCTCTTCACCACAGTTCCACACGTTCGACCGGCCCGTTTGTGGTGCTCGATTGCACGACTTTACCGGAGAACTTGGTTGAGAATGAGCTTTTTGGTCATGAGCGTGGTGCGTACACGGGCGCCACCGGGCGGGCCACGGGCAAAGTTGATGCGGCTATGGGCGGCACGCTATTCTTGGACGAAGTCGGTGATCTTCCGCTGACGATCCAGGGCAAGCTTCTGGGACTCTTGCAGGAGCGAACGTTCAGCCGTGTGGGCGGCAACCAAACGCACCGTGCGGATATTCGAGTAGTTGCTGCGACCAACCGCGATCTCGAAACCATGGTCAAAAATGGGGCGTTTCGCCAGGACCTCTACTACCGTTTGAGGGTGGTTGAGCTCGCGGTTCCGCCGCTCAGAGAGCGGGGCCAGGACGATATCGAGACGCTCGCGCACTTTTTCCTCGGTGAGTTTTCGAGAAGACACGGGCGCTCGGTTCACAGAATCTCCGCAGCAGCGATGCAGGCACTCGTCCACCATCCTTGGCCCGGAAACGTGCGTGAATTGGAGCATTGCATCGAGTCGGCCACGATCTTCTGCGAGGGCAACGAGATTCTAGAAGAAGACCTCTCATTGCCGCCTAGCACGAGGGTTTCCGGCAATCCGTTTGCTGACGAGCCGACCCTTTCCGAGCTCGAAGAGCGCTATATCGAATGGCTCCTTGAGCGGCACGACGGCAATCGCTCCGAATGCGCACGGATTTTGAACATCGGGCGCAACACGTTGATCCGCAAAATTTCGAATAACCCGTTCGATTCTTGA
- the pssA gene encoding CDP-diacylglycerol--serine O-phosphatidyltransferase yields the protein MDLSKAKYIAPNSLTLTSIFCGICSINLALTGDTPTDIMFAAWLLVVAMVCDALDGRVARMTKAESALGVQLDSLADMVSFGVAPAMLLYAWGMKSLGTWGLFFGFCFTACTALRLARFNVMASENEGVMKYFLGLPSPLAAGTVVAVVLAHVSATGQMTTGAATSVAAMAVLLGALMVSNIRYRTFKDVNFRGRAGVLALATIFLAGAVAYTFKPGAALVLLMVLYIAIGLVGGVLHWSRAILGEDVEYSDDDMMDEEA from the coding sequence ATGGATCTTAGCAAAGCTAAATATATTGCCCCGAACTCGCTAACGCTCACGAGCATTTTCTGCGGAATTTGCAGCATAAACTTGGCCCTGACCGGGGATACACCCACGGATATCATGTTTGCCGCCTGGCTGCTGGTAGTTGCGATGGTGTGTGACGCGCTCGACGGCCGCGTGGCTCGAATGACGAAGGCGGAGAGCGCGCTTGGTGTGCAGCTCGATAGCCTTGCCGATATGGTTTCATTTGGTGTGGCGCCGGCCATGTTGCTCTACGCCTGGGGCATGAAAAGCCTCGGGACGTGGGGGCTCTTCTTCGGTTTTTGTTTCACGGCGTGCACGGCCCTTAGGCTTGCGCGATTTAACGTGATGGCATCCGAAAACGAAGGCGTGATGAAGTACTTCCTTGGCCTTCCGTCACCGCTTGCTGCCGGCACGGTGGTCGCGGTGGTTTTGGCTCACGTCTCGGCTACAGGTCAGATGACGACGGGTGCAGCCACAAGCGTTGCAGCCATGGCTGTACTCCTCGGAGCACTGATGGTGTCGAATATCCGGTACCGCACATTTAAGGACGTGAACTTCCGCGGACGCGCAGGCGTCTTGGCGCTGGCCACAATCTTCCTTGCTGGTGCAGTGGCCTATACCTTCAAGCCTGGCGCCGCGTTGGTGCTTTTGATGGTGCTCTATATCGCCATCGGTCTCGTAGGCGGCGTGCTTCACTGGAGCCGCGCGATTCTCGGCGAGGATGTCGAGTATTCAGACGATGACATGATGGACGAAGAAGCCTGA